GTGTGTGCATGAATGACTGCAATCTGCAGGTCTGCAAAATAGACAGGTTAAAGAAATtgagggtagttttgtaataacaatttaaaaataagagaggTGGTGCAAAAGTAAAAGTTTGGGGTGTATTTGGAAATTTCCATGACTTATGAGGGAGTGCCCCAATagggaagagaagaaggaattTTGGAGTGCTTGTTACCAGGATGGACACAAGTCCAAATTTATTAAATCAGCAATCAAAATGGCTCAACATAGTAGGAGGTTGCTCAAACATCATAAAGTCTATGTTCATCTAATGTGCATGGTTGGCTAGAGCATCAACACATCTATACCTTCCCGATAAATATCTGTGATTTAAACGTGTCCTGTATTATTGATCAAACAAGAATAGCTCAGACACATTATATAATACACAAGCGCACACACacatttcaacttttttttgttttattgaaaataaaatccatTAATAATGGTAAgaacaaataataacaataatggtTATCAGAGAAATTAaactacaaataataaaatccaTTAATAACGGTGAACATTTGAGTAACAAAAGAGGCCCGAACAAAACGgtctaaaacaaaacaaaacaaaggcaGGGCTACAAACTCAGCCGAGAACTACAATTAAACTAGTAAATTTCTTTACATTCAGTTATGGGTTTGCGCATGCATTTCCAAAATTCTTGGGCCATATAAATCTTCTTTAAAGGTCTCTTGTGAAGTGATCAGACAAAACTTACAAATTTCTAGAATGATGATGCAGTTTCTTGGTAAAAAGGCTATTCAAGAATCATGCCCAATGGCCATAAACATTTTTACAAAGCTGCAGCTAGGTCGACGGGCCTTCATAACGTGTAGAAGCGACCCAAAGGAGGCTGCAGTAGATCTTACTCTTattgtcaaaaataaaaaatcactgcAGTATGTATAACTTAATAATTTGCTTGTGAAAATCACAAACATCGTATAGCAGACTGGGTGAAAAATGCAAGCCAAAATCCTTGAACATTTAGTGCTGGATAAATTTTCCTCACGCGGAATATAAaccaaatagaaaattaaattatatgctGTGTGTTTAGTTTTACGtttaataattgattttgagttgaaacaattttaagtaattttcatgttattcaaaattttatgttgagttttatttctaatttgattttataataaaatattttaatataaatcacatcacttcaaaatcaattttaattaaaattaattttatcaacatcCATTCAAACACGcattaatcattttttcaataaatcgaTTATCCAATTGAATCACAGGTGGAAATTGAGTCGAGTAAAGTCATACTAACTGTTAGGTACTGAGTACGAGAAGCTGGTTTCGAGGGTCCAACACCTcctgaagaagaagagaagaagaaagctaGAGGGACGGAACTCTGTATTTTCATTCATGCTACAGCTTTATTACACGTGCATATTTATAGTATGAATTTCCTAATAGAATTGTGATTTTGTGCTAGGAAAAGATTACAAGCAAAtgaattttgttattgttgtctCCTAATTCTCGACAACCATGATCCTGCAGATTTGCTCTTTGCTAACTCAGCCAGATCACATGCTTGGTGAtggttcttttttgtttttccttctagCTGCACCCCCTTGTTGCTAGGTCCACTGTTAGTTGCTTCTTGCACCTCTGTCTCTCTATCATTTCACGACCCTTGcaaaaacaccttgtcctcaaggtgttggGGTTCAACGCATGGCTTCCAAAAGTGATGCCGGGATCCCAAGGTCTATTCCGATGAATTGCACCCAATTTAGCTCTTGAGCATAATGCAAAGGCAACTGATTGGAGCTTGTATGCGGCCATGGTAGTCCTATAAAGAGGAACAATGCTAAAGAACTTGTTGAAGGAAATGGTGGTGCAAACGAGACCAAGATTGGGCAGATGAAGAACAGGCATAGGAAGTGGACTCGACAATGGTGGAAGGAATGATTGCACGGGTGTAGGACATGAAGGCACAGTCAGCATGGGAAGCGGATGCGGCATGGACGGCGAAGGTGGCATGGGCAACGGAGTCGGCATAGGTGATGGAGTCGGCATGGGCGACAGTGACGACATGGGCGGCGAAGTTGGGATGAGCCGCAGAGTTGACATGAGCAGAGTTGATATGATGGCGACTAGTGCCTGCACAGGGACGGGCGATGAAAAATGTGGAGTGGCATTGCGAGGGCTTAGTCGCTGAAGAAGGTTGTCGATGGTGGTGGCTAAGGTGTCGATGGCAACGACGAGGTTGAGTTGATTGAGGGTAAGTTTGGCCAAGGCGACTTCGAGGCGGTCCATGCTAGCGGGAGAAAGTTCAAGGTGGTTTGGTGGGTGTTGTGGATTGTGGTGGTTTGGGCTGGAATGACAGCCATGGAAGGCGGTAGTTGAAGCTGGTATGACAGTCATGGAAGGCAGCCATGAACTCTTAATGAAAGCACTAAATGTTAGGTGCTGAGTATGAGAAGTTGGTTTCAGGGGTCCAGCACCTCtcgaagaagaagagaagaagaaatctagagtgaagaaattttgtattttcattcatGCTCTGCAACTTTGttacacatgcatatttatatttatagtgtGAATTCTCTAATAGAATTGTGATTCTGTGTTAGGAAAAGATTACAAGCAAGTGGATTCTATTATTGTTGTCCCCTAATTCTCGACAACCATGATCCTGCAGATTTTCTCCTTATCAACTCAGTCACGATCACACATGTAGGCTTGGTGTtggttcttttttgtttttccttctagTTGCACCCCTTTGTTGCTAGATCCACTGATAGTTGCTTCCTACACCTCTGTCTCTTTATcactaacacttttttttttctctcacaatattcaaatttaatatcttACTTAAGGTCACTCAGACTAAtaggcatcatcaaaattatattttctttgaatCTTATTTTcgtgttttttcaattttttaatttacagtTCCTGAAGACCCTTTGCTAAGTGCATGAGATAAGGAGGGTGATTCATATCACGCATATCGTCACGTCTCCCTGCGTTTATGCAACTTGTGGGCTAAGCCACACTGCCAAATGTTAAGGAAGTCGAAAGCAACAGAAGATTAAAAGCAAGTGCACTTTCCTTGTGAACGTAGCAAATAGAAGGTATTAGCGAGGGGCACGAGTGATGAAACACAGTGTCAATCATGAAATTCCATTAGCTATAGGAGCAACAACGGGCCAAAATATCCTCTACTCTGCAATTTCGTGACCAAATAACATGGGTGGGGCTAGGGGCCCAGCTCCATCATGACACTCATGCCAATCTCGGAGAATCCATTAATGAACGGAATGAAAGCACATTTGACTTTCACCCTAAATAACTAAAGCATACTTGACCATCTCACTTTCGGTGAAGGTGTTcaatatctattattttatatatcgtAATTTCAGCGCTCAACGGTATCATCACCATGATTTGTTATGGAATAGACAAGTTTAGCAATAGATATCCGGGTCAAGATGGCTACTGCCAGTCCAATCTTTGTTCTgaatgtttttttgttgttctcCCCAGTTTTTAGAACTGGAGCAATTTAATCCTGTCACATTCAATTagtttaacaaatttaaatataaaagtatCAAATTAATCATCACCCATTACTAATCATGGCTACTGTTTGATGTATCatgcatgttaaaaaaatttagatttaattGTTTACTGTTTGATGTGTCATGAATTCACTTTGACAACTCACATACATTGCTTCCTTTTCGGCTAGACAATATTATTAGTCCATCCACGATACgcatcaaaagaaaaaagaaaaaaaacagtttcAAACAGGAGCTTAATTTGAAGGAGTCCTACACTCTTTTACCATGCAAAATGCAATGTAATTATTTCCTGATTAGAATATAGACATTATTATTGATCCACGATTGAATTGTGATAAATTGTAGTTAAATTCTATCAATTTTTCGTAATTTAGCATTACTCTTTTAACATCTTAGGGAGTTTATATTTCAAGTATAAAACTGTATCATCAAGAGTCACATTCTCAAGAATAATATGATCGACTAAGAATATCATTTGTCAATatgtttaattagtatttagtaaaatataaatttatttaattaaaaaatgaagtagAGCTACATAGTTATAGTTGAAAATGATTTTCATTCTCATAAAAATTCACGTTTCAGACTTTCACTGATGAGAATAAAATGTGATATTCCCAATTGGCCAATTTAACTTTTCCAAGAATCTTTATATACTTTGAAACAAACACAACCTTAACGGTATAAGAGCTGGATGCCACGGAGCTTAGTTAACATTTTCCTTTTCCCGTCATATTTTCCACCCCGAATAACGCAATGAAATGTAATAGTTAAAGTAACAAGAATGCAGTGTCCGTTTGTCACAACGGGAAGCATACGAGATGATTCCAAATAACAGTCGCTTTACGAATGAAGAAACTGAAACTCGAGTCACTAGCCTCAGCCTAGGCCCACTTAGCTTGCAAGGGAAGACAAACAAAACCAGGccggaagaagaagaataggaaAGTCTGACCATAAATAAAGGGAAGAAGAATAGtagagagaaaataaacaaGGTACCCACCAGCCACAATTATGGGAAGCACTAGATTCACGTTAACCCCTCATAACTTTCTGgctgtaaattttaatttttgttcacACTTTGCCCAACATCATCATTCATAAAGTGCCattaaatgataattaatttaagtatAATAATACTATCATTTAATTACCCATTGTTAAATATAATCTCATTAGAGTAGAAACAATGACAAAATTCATCATCTGAATATTTTATTcagattcaaattaaaataaaataatctaatataCTAAGTTAGTAAGTTTTGCATGATCTAAAAATAGTGATCCTAATCCTAAGCTAAGTAGGGAGGGTTACATATAGTAAATAAAGAGGGTTGACTAGTTGACGTTGGACTAACAAGTGAACAAGAGTAGAACAACAACAAGTCCCAATCCATGTGGCTGTGTAGTACCGTTGGTGTCCCCCAGCGGCTCCTTCCGATAATGTGACTCTTGTGCAGATTAGAAAGATGGCACCAGCTGTTTGATGAGTTTGTAGTATATATTTTAGCAGTTCAACGGCGCAGCGCATCTTCAAGACTTCATGTAGCAGTAGCAGCACCGCACCCACTAACCTACCCTACCCTCCTGCCAAGTGCCAACCAAACCCAACCCACCCAatcatcatataaaataaatttagttacTAAAATCAAGATATCTCATTGCCAATCCATGCATCACTACAAtaataagcaaaattaaagCTGCAAGCAAGTCTTTCAAAATCATTTGGATTTATACACTGCTAATCGCATTCAATAAACAGAAACCCATAATAATAGAGCCAATCAGCAAAATTTTGAAACAGTTAATAGTTATGGGGGAAAaaacagagagagaaaaattaaatatataaattagaaaataaaatatatcccCCGTGATCGATAAGAGACAATGATCTGAACGACCAATAAGTACGAAGAAATTAGGGGTAGcccacacccacacccacaccCAACCTCGCttttagaaaaaacaaaaaaataaaataaggagtACCTGGTACgggtactattttttttttttttctgaggtGAAGAAGCATCAGCGATCCGATCAATCAAGTTGAATAATGAAAGATACTAGTACTAGCTTGGAATTGGAATAATTTGAAACTATTGTAGTAATTGGTGATTAAAAGGTGTTGTTTCAATATTCAATAATCAGGCATAAGGTGGCTGATTTTGCCTTCCTCGAGCGCCATCTTGCGCTCGGTAAATTTCAACCAAATACAAACCCCGGTGAAGCTAAGCACCAAGCTAGCAAGGCCACTTCCCAAGCCGATCCCAACAATGGCCAAAACGGACAACCCTCTATTCCTAAGCGGCGGCAACGGGTAACCGTAGAGATCCTTATTCTCTAGGAATGAGCTGGCGTTGAATCTGGGCAAGTTCCCGCTCCGGTTGGAAAGCGAAGCCGGGATGGGCCCTGAGAGGCGGTTATTGGACACATCGAAAGCGGAGAGGCGAACGAGCAGGCCCAATTGCTGAGGGATGGGCCCAGTAAGCAAATTATCGTGGAGGTCGATGATGTTGAGGTAGGCGCACATTGTGAGCACCGGGGGGATCACCCCTTGGAGACTGTTCGAAGAGAGGTTCAGAACGGCGAGGTTGACCAGGGACTGTAGTTCTGGGGGGATTGGGCCTGTGAGGAAGTTGGAGGAGAGGTCTAGGGTTTGGAGATTGGTACAGTTTGAGAGGAAAGGGGATATGGTGCCGCGGAGAGAGAGGTTGTTGAGGGAGAGCTTGTAGATGCGTCCGTTGTTGCAGATTGCGCCTCGGAGATTCGAGGAGGAGTCGTTGCAGGGCTTGGCGAAGTTCTCTTCCTTCCAGTTATGGAGCAGTTTGTTTGGGTCTTCCAAGGACTTGCTTAGGTTCGTCAGGCATGCTTCGTCGCTTGGATCTGATAAAATCCTCGGGATCAGACTAATCCACCACCATACTAACACCACGCTCCCAACTTCCATACCTGATTATGACgatgaattttttattccttatacCATTCAGATTGAGATTCATCCAAGGAAAAACACGGGAAAGAGGGATCTATATATTTAAGCCTTGCTTGCTTCCGAATAAAAACAGGGCAAAGTAGAGAAAGCGAGAGATGTCGGAGTTTGTTCTTCTGTTGTATCTCTATCTCTCTCGTGTTGTGTTCGGTTCTGTTAAGGCCaaagtgtgtgtgagagagagagagagagagagaggagactaATTGAAAAATGGTCTTCACTaatgtagtagtagtagtactcTTCAATCCTGTGGCtagtttggttttgttttttattcaaaattattattaataataataagtatttcTTGGGGTTTGGTTGGGATATGGACGTGGTACGAGTGAAGCACTTCTCTAACGTAAAATTTGGCTCACGAAGGAAGAGTGTAGTGTAGACAGTAGACACGAGAGAAGGCGCGTGCGTGCGTGCGGAGGGTGAAGTGAAGGAAAGGGAAAAGGAATAGAGTGAAAATGAATAGGGAGGGAAGCAGAACCAAAGAGGGCTTGAGTGGGGCCATTCGAATTGGAGTTTATGGGGAGCGATGACCTGCAAATATGAGGCCTAAGACAGCGACAATACGCCAAGGACATTTTTGACTTTTTCGTCTCTACCTTTTCTATTTCCACGCCACTCTAATTTCTACACTACTAACTGCACTTGCCGTTTATACGTTCAAGAAAGAGAAACACCCTgctttcttgtttcttttcttttttttttaaataataataacagtaacagtaataataaaatcaaaagctCTCTCTAGTGCTTTCTTTATCGTCTAATTCTATATTACTGAACATTCTTCGACTCTTCGTTTTGGAATTTGGCAATCaaatcaatttctttttcttgctaACGGTTACCTTATGATAttatttaaggaattaaaaaaataaaaatatttagtaaaaaaattataggaaaacATTGTTAGATTGAATATAAATAATCTTTAAAAGTGTTTTGGTTTAATATCATTAGTCATTTTGATCAAATtcttatttattgatttatagCCGTCAAATCTAataccaaatttttttatcaacactaataaaataattttattttaagtttcttaACTGTGTTCTACCAGAATTAATTggtatttgtcttttttttttttcttctcaaaagcTTGAATCGTGACTACGAATAACACTAGATTGTTCAGCAGTTCTGCTTAACCAAAATAGTATGAATGTTTTGCATCACAAGTCAATTGGTATTTGAGTTCATTAAGCAAAGTATAGGATTTCATCTTCCACTTTGACTAGAGTCATAACCAAATGTATTACTTTACTTCAAAATAGATTGAATCGGTAAgaggaaattattattttttatttgtgcaaaTCTAAGACATCGTTAGGTAtggttaaaaaaagtaattagcaATTATTTCTTCATTATatggatatttttatttaagtatagtattaaattttaaatctaaatatttctacaaattaggattataagaaaatatagataattaattccaataaataaaaaattcaaaatacagATATTTCagatttaaaacaattttttttataaaactttgaaTATAAACAATTTTACTATTATGTCAAAGTAATCACGTGATgagattatattaatttttttcacattaCTACTTAACTGATGAAGTgactctttattattttatcacgtCACATTTAACAAACTAAcgacatatataaaaaataaaaatttaaaaatatcagctagtaaaataaataaaaagataactagctgaaaaaaatatcataaaagtaaaaaatatatttaagttttttttatcatttacataAATTTTAGTACATGCAATTCacaaaatacatttttctttgtataattaaattttactataaataaatgcttttaaatatatatgaaaattaaaattaaaaatcaataaatatttttaatcacataaattatattttaaataaatgatcaattatttgttttttgatataagatcatttttaatcatcaataaattctcctaaaaatattaaaaaataattaagaaatgaaagtgaaataatagataaaaaagagattacaaaaatatctaaaaacatttttattaaagaaaagcttctaaaagtgttattgttaaaaaataaattttaaaaacattcttatttaaatatagttattctaatttatatgcaaaagatgaatgctttttaaactttatttttaattttataaaattaaatatacgaaaattctttttcttaagagaattttatgaaaattcgAAACGCATGACACCGTGGACTGATAATGCACTATAGTTGTGTATGATATATATGGGAC
The nucleotide sequence above comes from Glycine soja cultivar W05 chromosome 11, ASM419377v2, whole genome shotgun sequence. Encoded proteins:
- the LOC114377414 gene encoding receptor-like protein 57: MEVGSVVLVWWWISLIPRILSDPSDEACLTNLSKSLEDPNKLLHNWKEENFAKPCNDSSSNLRGAICNNGRIYKLSLNNLSLRGTISPFLSNCTNLQTLDLSSNFLTGPIPPELQSLVNLAVLNLSSNSLQGVIPPVLTMCAYLNIIDLHDNLLTGPIPQQLGLLVRLSAFDVSNNRLSGPIPASLSNRSGNLPRFNASSFLENKDLYGYPLPPLRNRGLSVLAIVGIGLGSGLASLVLSFTGVCIWLKFTERKMALEEGKISHLMPDY